A window from Bosea sp. ANAM02 encodes these proteins:
- a CDS encoding glycosyltransferase family 4 protein: protein MLRPLIICATAAVLAAVLCVALRPLLLRYALARPNARSSHRIPTPQGGGIAVLAGAFLALGASLWLAPVESEAARAVIVLGLAVTGLGIVGAWDDIRPLPASIRLVLQAVCVGFVLFRAAPELRLFPEFLPLSVERAFALLAGVWFVNLVNFMDGLDWITVAGMVPLAATLALAGMTGTIDPVTGWLAAALCGGLLGFAPFNRPVARLFLGDVGSLPIGLVTAYLLYRLAGTGAFAAALILPFYHIADATITLLRRLARGEKVWEAHRLHFYQQATTNGFGVMAVVGRVALLNFALAVIAGASLLWPALPVQFACLAIAGLLTGLLLRRFAAGPRHG, encoded by the coding sequence TTGCTCCGCCCCCTGATCATCTGTGCCACCGCCGCCGTTCTGGCGGCGGTGCTGTGCGTGGCCTTGCGTCCGCTCCTGCTGCGCTACGCGCTGGCGCGGCCGAATGCCCGGTCCAGCCACAGGATTCCGACCCCGCAGGGTGGAGGCATCGCCGTCCTCGCCGGCGCCTTCCTGGCGCTCGGCGCCTCGCTCTGGCTCGCTCCGGTCGAAAGCGAAGCGGCGCGCGCAGTGATCGTGCTCGGCCTGGCCGTGACCGGGCTCGGCATCGTCGGCGCATGGGATGATATCCGGCCGCTGCCGGCAAGCATCCGGCTGGTGCTGCAGGCAGTCTGCGTCGGTTTCGTGCTGTTCCGCGCCGCGCCCGAGTTGCGTCTGTTCCCGGAATTCCTGCCTCTGTCTGTCGAGCGTGCATTCGCGCTTCTGGCAGGGGTGTGGTTCGTCAACCTCGTCAATTTCATGGATGGGCTCGACTGGATCACGGTCGCCGGCATGGTGCCGCTGGCCGCGACGCTGGCACTCGCCGGGATGACGGGGACGATCGATCCCGTCACCGGCTGGCTCGCGGCGGCGCTCTGCGGCGGCCTTCTTGGATTCGCGCCCTTCAACCGGCCGGTGGCGCGTCTCTTTCTCGGCGATGTCGGCTCGCTGCCGATCGGGCTCGTCACGGCCTATCTGCTTTATCGGCTCGCCGGCACCGGCGCTTTCGCCGCCGCGCTGATCCTGCCGTTCTACCATATCGCCGACGCGACGATCACGCTGCTGCGCCGCCTTGCCCGTGGCGAGAAGGTCTGGGAAGCGCATCGCTTGCATTTCTACCAGCAGGCCACGACCAACGGTTTCGGCGTCATGGCGGTTGTCGGCCGCGTCGCCCTGCTCAATTTCGCGCTGGCAGTAATCGCGGGCGCGTCGCTGCTCTGGCCGGCTCTTCCCGTCCAGTTCGCTTGCCTGGCCATTGCGGGTTTGCTCACCGGCCTGCTGCTCCGCCGCTTCGCTGCCGGCCCGCGACATGGCTGA
- a CDS encoding GGDEF domain-containing protein: MPASVRAMVASTVKHFAGDLVDELWGDLARHVRVQALFDNESLARRFRGALSQWLVEIFPREPLDPTLFLMRQSEIGATHARIQISTSLSMLAARAFKRGICSNLKHTRLSRDEFAQAALYVSGVIDIATAAIMAAHISGLDRNLRAEEALRQVSIDHDFRAEREKQKASLAEWAQAVFFGSHIAGEAGGVLPLSRSEFGLWFSHRANLLFGRTAEYASIARLVDQADAHIRQLHAGTDAAGSQERLREIRQIVAQINNLLSAQFSHSLDMGGARDPLSRLLNRRFLRAAISREIALRRRTSRPFSMIMLEISQFDTLRARLGEAGADTVVQQTAAMLLNAVRSSDTVFSMGRETFLIIRVGTDAREAAAFARGIVGSYAATHFSIDGQTVLKNTLNVGVIEYDGHPDPRRLVDQVANALRNEKVGK; encoded by the coding sequence ATGCCCGCATCTGTGCGCGCTATGGTGGCGAGCACCGTCAAGCACTTCGCTGGCGATCTGGTCGACGAACTCTGGGGCGACCTCGCGCGCCATGTCAGAGTCCAGGCTCTGTTCGACAACGAGAGCCTCGCGCGGCGCTTCCGGGGCGCCCTGTCGCAGTGGCTGGTCGAGATCTTCCCGCGGGAGCCGCTCGACCCGACGCTTTTCCTCATGCGTCAGTCCGAGATCGGGGCGACCCATGCCCGCATCCAGATTTCGACCTCGCTGAGCATGCTCGCGGCGCGGGCCTTCAAGCGCGGCATCTGCAGCAATCTCAAGCATACCCGGCTGTCGCGGGACGAATTCGCCCAGGCCGCGCTCTACGTCTCCGGCGTCATCGACATCGCGACGGCGGCGATCATGGCTGCCCATATCAGCGGGCTCGACCGCAACCTGCGCGCGGAGGAAGCGCTGCGCCAGGTGTCGATCGATCACGATTTTCGGGCCGAGCGGGAAAAGCAGAAGGCTTCGCTCGCCGAATGGGCGCAGGCCGTGTTCTTCGGCTCCCATATCGCCGGCGAAGCGGGCGGCGTCCTGCCGTTGAGCCGTTCCGAGTTCGGCCTGTGGTTCTCGCACCGGGCGAATCTGCTGTTCGGCCGGACCGCGGAATATGCCTCGATCGCGCGGCTCGTCGATCAGGCCGATGCCCATATCCGGCAGCTCCACGCCGGCACTGACGCGGCCGGCAGCCAGGAGCGCTTGCGCGAGATCAGGCAGATCGTCGCTCAGATCAACAATCTCCTGAGCGCCCAGTTCAGCCATTCCCTCGACATGGGCGGTGCCCGGGATCCGCTCTCGCGTCTGCTCAACCGCCGTTTCCTGCGGGCGGCGATCTCCCGCGAGATCGCACTGCGCCGCCGCACGAGCCGCCCGTTCTCGATGATCATGCTCGAGATCTCCCAGTTCGACACGTTGCGGGCCCGCCTCGGCGAGGCCGGCGCCGACACCGTCGTGCAGCAGACAGCCGCGATGCTGCTCAATGCGGTGCGGTCGAGCGACACCGTGTTCAGCATGGGCCGGGAGACCTTCCTGATCATCCGCGTCGGGACGGATGCCAGGGAGGCGGCGGCCTTCGCCCGCGGGATCGTCGGGAGTTATGCGGCGACGCATTTCTCGATCGACGGCCAGACGGTTCTCAAGAACACGTTGAATGTCGGCGTCATCGAATATGACGGCCATCCCGATCCGCGCCGTCTTGTCGACCAGGTCGCCAATGCCCTGCGCAACGAGAAGGTCGGGAAGTGA
- a CDS encoding methyl-accepting chemotaxis protein gives MAFNLFTKDNAAAQIEAIHRSQAVIEFDITGKVLSANDNFLAATGYKLEEIVGHPHAIFLRRDEAYAPAYKAFWSALRQGEPQEGQFLRFSKDGAPLWLQAVYAPVLGRDGKPTKIVKFATDITAQKAEIANSEAQIAAIRKSQAVIEFNLDGIVLDANENFLNAVGYRLDEIKGQHHRLFIAPEQHQSDEYKRFWAKLGRGEYDEGEYLRIGRGGRRIWIQATYNPILDSAGRPYKVVKFASDITERRREQEALQLTVTETQQVVAAAKQKNLNPRIEMAGKAGDLRNLCEGVNALIETLCDVVTTTAEISGTLTAGSSTINQDSRNLAQRTEEQASSLEETAATTEELAASVKQSAARAQDATVLGEKANAIAHRGGDIVTAAIAAMERIERASANIADIINVIDTIAFQTNLLALNAAVEAARAGEAGRGFAVVASEVRALAQRSSDSANDIKKLITDSGEEVAAGVKLVQDAGAALTEIVQSSQQVSNALADISIASQEQANGIEEVAKVVAHLDEMTQQNATMVEQSHAVAGTLEGSAKRLQSLVTSFQIPLERLNRKTEPAAFARPAPGEAELAPTAPARLQRKVLRAINGHDDWAEF, from the coding sequence ATGGCCTTCAACCTCTTCACCAAGGACAATGCTGCGGCCCAGATCGAGGCGATCCATCGCTCGCAGGCCGTGATCGAGTTCGACATCACGGGCAAGGTTCTGTCCGCCAACGACAATTTCCTCGCGGCGACCGGCTACAAGCTCGAAGAGATCGTCGGGCACCCCCATGCGATCTTCCTGCGCAGGGACGAGGCCTACGCGCCGGCCTACAAGGCGTTCTGGAGCGCGCTGCGTCAGGGAGAGCCGCAGGAGGGGCAATTCCTGCGCTTCAGCAAGGACGGCGCGCCGCTCTGGCTCCAGGCGGTCTACGCGCCCGTGCTCGGCCGCGACGGCAAGCCCACCAAAATCGTCAAATTCGCGACCGACATCACCGCCCAGAAGGCCGAAATCGCCAATTCGGAAGCGCAGATCGCCGCGATCCGCAAGTCGCAGGCGGTGATCGAATTCAATCTCGACGGCATCGTGCTCGATGCCAACGAGAACTTCCTGAATGCCGTCGGCTATCGCCTCGACGAGATCAAGGGCCAGCATCATCGCCTGTTCATCGCGCCCGAACAGCATCAGTCCGACGAATACAAGCGGTTCTGGGCCAAGCTCGGCCGCGGCGAATACGACGAGGGCGAGTATCTGCGCATCGGCAGGGGCGGACGCCGGATCTGGATCCAGGCGACCTATAATCCGATCCTCGATTCCGCCGGGCGGCCCTACAAGGTGGTGAAATTCGCCTCCGACATCACGGAACGCCGCCGCGAGCAGGAGGCCCTGCAGCTCACCGTCACCGAGACCCAGCAGGTCGTCGCCGCCGCCAAGCAGAAAAATCTCAATCCACGCATCGAGATGGCCGGCAAGGCCGGCGACCTGCGCAATCTCTGCGAGGGCGTGAACGCGCTGATCGAGACGCTCTGCGACGTCGTGACCACGACGGCCGAGATCTCCGGGACGCTGACGGCCGGCTCCTCGACGATCAACCAGGACAGCCGCAACCTCGCGCAGCGGACCGAAGAGCAGGCCAGCAGCCTCGAGGAGACCGCCGCCACGACCGAGGAGCTCGCGGCTTCCGTCAAGCAGAGCGCGGCGCGGGCGCAGGACGCGACGGTGCTCGGCGAGAAGGCCAATGCCATCGCCCATCGCGGCGGCGACATCGTCACCGCGGCGATCGCGGCGATGGAGCGCATCGAGCGCGCCTCAGCCAATATCGCCGACATCATCAACGTCATCGACACGATCGCCTTCCAGACCAACCTGCTCGCCCTCAACGCGGCCGTCGAGGCGGCCCGGGCCGGCGAGGCGGGCCGCGGCTTCGCGGTGGTCGCGTCGGAAGTCAGGGCACTCGCGCAGCGCTCCAGCGATTCGGCCAATGACATCAAGAAGCTGATCACGGATTCGGGCGAGGAGGTCGCCGCCGGCGTGAAGCTGGTTCAGGACGCCGGCGCCGCGCTGACCGAGATCGTCCAGTCCTCACAGCAGGTCTCCAACGCGCTCGCGGATATCTCGATCGCCTCGCAGGAGCAGGCGAACGGAATCGAGGAGGTGGCCAAGGTGGTGGCTCATCTCGACGAGATGACGCAGCAGAACGCCACGATGGTCGAGCAGAGCCATGCCGTCGCCGGCACACTCGAAGGTTCGGCGAAGCGGCTCCAGTCCCTCGTCACCTCCTTCCAGATTCCGCTGGAGCGGCTGAACAGAAAAACTGAACCGGCCGCCTTCGCCAGACCGGCGCCGGGCGAGGCCGAGCTCGCCCCGACGGCCCCGGCGCGGCTGCAGCGCAAGGTGCTGCGCGCGATCAACGGCCACGACGACTGGGCCGAGTTCTGA